CGCCCCGCCGGGGCTAAGGCCGAGCAGGCACAGAGCGCTCAAGGCAGCGATCCAGCGCGCCATAGTCGAGTTCCTTCTGGTAAATAGGGTCCTTGGGATTGTCGTGGCAGACCAGGCACAGGTTGACGGCCAGCACTTTCTTCACTTCCGCCCCGTTCAAGGGCCGGGAATTCTCGCGGGTGATGGCGGAAAAAGCCTTTACCTTGCCGTCCTCCATCGTCAGGTAACCGTCCAGGGGCTTGCTGTCCGATTTTTCGCACAGCAGGGTTCCTTCGATGGTGGCACCCTCGATGACATGCTGGCCGAAGCCGAGGAAGGACGGATTGCCGTGACACTCGGCACAGCCGACGGCGCGGGTGCCCGTGTTGTGGCTGTAAAAGGGGGCGAAACGCAGCTGTTGGCGATCACCGAAGCGGGCCACGTACTCGTCCTTGCTCTTGCGGCCGTCCCGTTCGATGACGGTGACAAAGGTCTGGCAGCCTGGCGTCACCGGCGAGATCTTCCCGCGCTGGTTCAGGGCCAGAGGGAAGGGGTAGAGCATGCGGAAATCCTCCGTCTCCGTGAAGGCGCCGGGGGTGTCGTATCCTTTCACAAAATCGCGGGCGTTGCGGGTGAGGTCGTACTCGGTGTGGCAGCCGTAGCACTGCACCACCGTGCGCGAATGGCAGCTGTAGCATTCGAGGCGTTCGTGGCCGACGATGGTGTGCTCCGGCGTATCGGTGATGACCTTCGACTCGTGCAGTTTGCCGCTGCGTTTGCCCTGCAGCCAGATCTTGCCCTCCTGCTCGAAGACGTTGGCGTACTTGCGGCCCTTGGTTGTCAGTACCATGTTGGCGCCATAGGTCATGGGCAGCTTGTAGTTGCGCGATTCCACCAGGGCGCTGTCGTTCTCGCGGCTGATGGCTTCCAGCCGGGGATGCTCGTGGGCGCTGCCATGACAGTCTTCGCAGGCCGTCTCCGTCTGCAGATACATGTTTTCGTAGGCGTAGCCATCCCCCATGACATCGCGGGAGGTGTGGCAGTCGATGCAGTCCATGCCTTTGGCATGGTGGATGTCGGGAGCGATGCTGGTGACGTTGCGCACGCCACCGATGAGTTCAGGACCGGGAATGGCGTCGCGGGTGGGGACCAGGCTGTTGTTGCCGTCATTCTGCCCCTGGTAGGAGAGGGCGATGCGGCCACTGCGGTTATGGCAGCGGGCGCAGACTTTATTGTCGGGCAGGGAGGCCATTTCATGGCTGGCCGAATAGGGCCACTTGCCATGCACCGTCTCGTCGCCGCCCTGGTAGGTGGCGTTGTCGTTGTAGGGGAAATGACAGGCGGCGCAGCCCGAGCCATGGCTGCCGCTCCACACCTGGTTGGATTCTTGGCCGACATGGCAGAGGGAACAGAACTTGCGATAGAGTTCGCCAGAAAGATTGTCGAGTTCCCTCACCGAGCGCAGAGTCTGGGGTTCGCCCTTGGCGTCAAAAACCTCCTCCTGGCGGGTAGCGTACAACTGACCATCTACCCCTTCCCAGGTGAGCTGGGCGTTTTTGATGATGCCGGTGTTTGTATACATCAGGTTGGAGCGGACCCGCTTCAGTTGCCCCTCATGGCAGCCGCCGCAGCCCTTGTCCCAGACTTCCGGTGCGGCCGGATTCTTTTTGCCGAACATGCCCCGGTGGGCGGCATCCTTGTTGTCGGTGCCGGGGTCGCCGCCGTGACAGGTCGTGCAGGCGCCGTGGGTGGGTGAGGCGAGTTCCAGTCCCTGGTGGCAACTTTCGCAGCGGGACTCCTCTTCCTGGCTGGTGGTGCAGCCGGCGGCGAAGTATAGCAGGAGGGTGGCGAGAATCCAGTATGACAGACGACAGCGCAACGGCATAGGTTCAGAGATGATGGATGATGGTGATTTCAAAGGATGAAAGACTCCCGGTATCTTAACCGAAGTCGCTTTGGACAACCAGTAAAAAGGGCGGGGTAGAGGCGACGAATTTTATCGGAAAAAAAGCGGCTGACCGGATGTCTCAGCGGGAAGAATCCGGCCAGCCGCACATGGCAAGAGGTACCATTGTCAGGAGGGCTAAAGCCAGCGATTAGATGTCACTGACCTTCACCGTTTTGACCTCTTCCTTCCACAGGAAGGGATCGCTTTGCTTGTTGCCGTAAGGCAGATACCAGAGCTGTACTTTCAGCTCCATTTCCGTTTGCCCTGCGGGGAAGCGGATTTCAAAGTGTTCCTTGACTTTCTTGCCCGGGTGCAGCCCGGTGTCGGCAATGATGCCGCTCTTTTCGTAGGGGCCGCGGCCCATTTCGTCACCCCGCGCGAATTTCTGCGGGATAGGCATGTAGATCTTGTCCTGATTGAAAACTTCCTGACCATCCTTTGCTGTAGCGATTACCGACAGAACCAGTCGGTTGGGGGTCGGTCAGCCATCAGGGATGGCGTGGCCGGTGCGGTTGGTCATGGCTACGTCGAGCATGACCTGAGGCACTACATTACGGCCGTCACGCCAGTTCATGGGGATGGCATGTACTTCGAACTCCACGGCCCGATCGGCCATGCCTTTATCGCGGTAGCTCTGCATGTTGTGGCCGAGCCCGCTCTCTTCCATGTGACACTCCTGGCAGGTCTGGTCGCCGCCGCCGGCCACGTAGGACCAGAGATAGCTACCATAGGCCGTGGCGCACTGGGTGGGGTTGTCCAGTTCGAGGTTGGGGCCGAGACCGTGACACTGGCCACAGAGGATCGACTCCTTCATGATGGGGCTGGCCTTCATGACCGGAAAGTCGGCATCCATGTGCTCGCCGTCCACGTTGCCGTAGACCACCCCGGCCTGCGGATAGCCGTCGGCCCATTTGTGGGTGATGGCCATGCGGTTGTGGCAGACCAGGCAGTTGATGTTGAGTTTGAGCAGGGTTTCCTTCTTGGCCTCGAAGGTCTTCATGTCGTCTTCGGCGTAGGCGTTCATGAAGTCGTAGATGGTGCCGACGAATTCCTTGGCCACGGCGTCGGTGGCATCAGCCAGCTGGGGCAGGTGGCACTTGGCGCAGCCCATCAGGTGTTCGACCTCGACATCCTTGGGATCGGTGACGCCCGAATAGGCCCAGGACATGAAGCCGTTGGTAAAGGCCGTCTTGAAGGTGGCGGCGGTGCGGCCGGTGCCGTACACCGAGCGGGAGTGTGCCGACTGGGCCCACTCGTCGTGCGCCTCCTGGTGGCAGTCGACGCAGGAGCTCGAATCGTACATGTCGATCAGCTCCTGCAGGGTGTTCGCTTTGCCTTTTTTGGCGGCGATGGTGCCGTCCTTGCCGATGCCCGCTGCCTCGCTGGGGGAGGGGGCCAGGCCAAAGGTGGCAGCCGCCAGGAAAGCGAGACCCCAGATACTAAGGGTCCTTCCTGTCGCGTTCATATCCGTTCCATTTCATATTTATGGGGTTGATTGAAAAAACGGGGCAGGTCGGACTCTTTGAAGTCCAACCTGCCCTCAGGGTGGGAATTAGCAGCCCATCAGCATGTCTTTGCCTTTTTTAGGGGCGGCTTTCTTTTCACCTTTTTTCACTTCCACTTTGACGGCGTCGCCGACGCTTACGTCAGCCGCATCGCCTTTTTCCACTTCAATCGTGACAGTCTTGCCGCTGACGGCAGTGACTTTGCCTTTGAGTTCGGCTTCGCTGGCGAAGGCCACGCTGGCGGACATCAGAGCGATGACGGTCAGGGTCAAAAGTTTTTTCATGATGTTTCTCCTTTTCTCGCTTGGTGGTTAGAAGATTAATTGGAGCTGGGCGGTGAGGGTGTTGATATCCTCGGTTTTAACCCCGTTGATGGTGCCCTCAGTGTCAAAGTCAACCATAGAATACTCAACCGTCAACTTCAGGTCCTGGCCGCGCAGGTAGTAGTTGAAACCACCGGCGTAAGCGGTGACTTCCTGGTCGATGACGTAGTTCAGGGTGGCAAAAGACCAGTCTTCATAGCGGGCAAAGAGCTGCAGGGGCAGGTTGGGCAGCATGTAGCCGGCTTTGTAGTAAGAGCCGTTCTTTTCACCGTTAAGCCCGGTCAGGTTAGGATCGACGGGGTTGGTCTGGTAGGCGTCGTCGAGGTCATAGTCGACATAGGCGGCAGACAGGGTGAAAGTGCCGACATCCTCGACGGGATACTCGAAGAAGCCGTCCACGGTCCAGGCGGCGTAATCGACGGAACCAGTATTGGTACTGGCAACCTCGTACTCGACGTCCGGTTCAAACTGATAGGCGGCTCCCACAGTGAGCACCTTCTTCTCGCCCATGTAGGTGCCCTTGTAGCCGTAGCCTGTCTCCTTGTCGAACAGGGTCACGTGACCGCGAGCGCTGTAGCGCAGGTTCGACTTGGGAGAAGAATCGGAATCGTTGCGGCCGTTCATGGCGTCCAAACGGTACTGGAACATGCCATCAGCCAGGTTGCCCCACACGGCCACCCCTTTGTCGCGGGTGCTGACATAGGGGGCGCGGATAAAGTGGGAACGGTCGAGAGTCAGGGGGGCTTCGCAGGCTTCGAGGTTTTCACGAGTCAGGTTGTACTTGAATTTACCAACCCAGACATTGACCTGGTCGGTGAGCTTGAAGCGCATGACGGCGTCGAGAATCTGGAAGTTGGAGTTGCCGCCATCAGTGACATACAGCGGGCTGATGTTGTTGTCTTCGTTGAACTCGGTCTGCACATAGAGCCCGAAGTTGGAGCCGTAGGCCCCCATGAGAGCGAGGCGATTGCGGCGGAAGTTGAACTCGTTAGCCGACTCGTCATCCGCTTCGCCGGCGCCGGTGTCACGGTGGTTGAACTGAAACTGCCCTTTGTATTCAAGTTTCAGAAGGCCCTGCTCTTCCGGCCCAAAGGTCCAGACCGGTCCGGCAAATGCCGAACTGGCCAAGAGGGTCAGGCCCGAAACCAGCGCCGCGATAGTGCCAGTCTTTTTGAATATCATGCCGTTGCTCTCCTTTTGTAGGATGGCATCCCCCACCCCGGGTGGGGGATGAGTTCAGTTGTGAAATTTAGCAGCCGCCGCCCACCGGTGTGAACTGGTCGGGTGCACTGCCGCCTGTGCCGCCAGATGTAGGTGTACGATAGAGCTCGTCCGCATTCTCCACCTGGTTGGCGTCGGCAGAGCTGGGCAGCAGGTCGAGGGCTTCCTCGTCAGGGTTGAGTTTCTCCACGACCTTGATGTGATCCGCGTTGTAGTTGATGACATCCATATACGTGGCGTTGTCAACGGCCCAAAGGGAGCCAGACGGAAGTTCCCCGCCTTTGTCTGTATCAACCGTGGACAGTTTGCCCCACTGGCTCCAGGAGCCATCGTAGGTCATGACATCGACGTCCAGAATGGCGTCGAGGACGAAGAAACCAACGGAGGCGATATAGCCGGTGCGGCAGTAGGAGTAGATGGGGTTGCTGCCATCCGTAGAAGTGGTGATTCCCGCTTCGGTGAGCATGGCATCGATGACCTCTTTTGACCGGAAACGCAGATCGCCACCAGCGTAGTCGACGTTGAACTGGGTATAATTGAACGATTCGCCCCCATTGAGGGTGCCCTCGAAGACCACATAGTCGCCAGCAACGTCAGAGAAAACGCCAGCGGTCGACATGGTAGCGCTCTTGTCACCCCGCATGTCAACGGCGGTACCGCGGCCATCACGTAGGGCATCCATCAATTCGGCCAGGGAAACTCGGGTGTCATCCTGGAGATTAGCCAAGGCGGCAACACTCAGCGTGGAATCCGGCAGATCCATTGTCACATCGGTCAAGTCCGCCGCTGGCCAGGCGCCGTTAAAGCCGTTGAGGACCTTAATGCGCTCTTTAGGGAAACCCCAGTAACGGAAGAGAAAATACGCCCGGCTGGGGAAGTAGGTGGCGGTTTGGGACGAGGTGATGACAATGGTCGTGTTCTCGTCAATGCCGGTGGCCTGAATCATGGCGTCCATGCTGGCGCCATCAAGGACCATGTTGACTGCTGGTGCTGGGCCTTCCGTACGCGTCATGACGTGCTGAGCGGTGTCCCAAAGCTGTGCGCCAGGGATGTGGGCCTTTGCATAGTTGGCAGCGCTGGTGACATCCAGAAGGACAACACGCTCTGAACCAGCCGCCTTGTTGACAAGACCGGCGTCCATCCATCCGGCCAGTGTATCGGCGCTGATGAGGACCTCGTTCGTCGCGGTCAGAACCGGTGTGGTGAAGGTCACTGTGGCGGGTCCGGCAGCATAGAGGGCGTCAGCCTCTTCTACCTGGTTGGCCAAAGGGTTGACGTCGCTATCGTCGGTGTTGACGTCAGCGGTAAAGGGCGCATTGGCTTCAGCCGTCGCATCGAGCTGCAGGGTTTCAATTGTAAGAGGGGCGGGAATGTCGTTGTTGTAACTGTAGGCCCCTTCGCTAATGTCGAGATATTTGTCCGCTGCCCAAGGGGAGCCGTAGGGTAGTTCCCCGCCCACACTTTGAAGATCAGAGTATTTGCCAAGTTGGCTCCAAGATCCGTCATAGAGTTGGGCATCGGCGCCGAGCAGCGCGTCAACTGCGAAGAAAAGAGGGGTAGCCGAATAGCCGGTGGTGCAGTAAGCGGTGGTCTTCTTGTCGGCAGTCCAGCCTTTGGTGGCAAAGAGCGCCTTGATATCCTCAACCCCTTTAAATTTGCCACTCGCAAAGAGGTCCGCCTGGTTCAGGTATTGGCCGCCTTCAGGATGACCATCAAAAAGCACAACTGCACCGGAAGTAAGCTGCCCTCCGGTGGGTGCCGTGCCGAAGTAACCAGATGCCCCGTCGGCCGGAGCTTTGCCACGGGCGTCCAGCACCAGATTGGTGGTGGAAGTGGGTAGATCGGACAGAATGGTAATCAATTCACCTACCGAGGCACGAAGATCGGCATTGAAGCTTGGCAAATCCTTAACACTGTAAGTCGAGGCTACGGGAGTGGGGGCCTCGGTTGTCATCAATTCGGGGTAGGCCGTGGCAAAAGCGGTGTTGCCGCCATTAAGGAATTTGAGGCGTTCCTTGGGGAAGCCCCAGTAGCGGAAAACCCAGTAAGCGCGAGTGGCATAAAATGCTGGCGAAGAGGTCGTGAAAACAATGGTGCTATTTTCATTGATGCCAAGTTTTTGCATCAATGCATCCATTTGTGCCCCGGGCGGAGCAAGAGGGAAGGCATTGCTCACGCCTTCGAAGCGTAAAGCGTCCAGTTCCGCTTTGGCGACACGGCAGGCACCTTTGATGCGGTCGGGATCAGTGTTATCCATTTTGTACCCGCCGAAATCAAAGATAACGACGTTGGTGTCAAAGGTGCTGTCACTGTTGACCAGACCTTGATCCATCCAGCCTTTCAGGGTGACCGGTTCGATGAGTACGCTGGTAGCAGCCCCAGCGACAGGCGCATTGTCAGCCGTCTTGGGGGTGTCGTAGCTGTCGGAGCTGCAGCCACCCAGGCTCAGCGCCAGGGTCAGCAGCAGCGAGATGATCACACAGGCTTTGGTTTGAGTCTTCCTTAAGCTGTACCTAATCATTTTGCCTCCGATAAAAAATGTGTAGTGATTTGTTACTTGAATCACTTACGTTCGATGTCGGTCTGGCTGTCCTCCTTTCTTTGACCGGTCTGCTACGTTGATAGACGTCTGTTGTCCAGGTCGTTTTGTTTGGGGAATACTCCCTTTGCTGGGGTGACTTCCCCGTCTTTTGGAAAGTTTCGGATCGCCGCCCAGGCGTTCTCGATAATCAGGTCGCCGATTTGGGTCAGCGGTTGTTCCAGTACGCAGATCAGGCGCAATTCGGCGGCGCGCAGAATGACGCCAGTGTAGGCCGCGCCCAGAATGTAAACCTCGCCCGGTTTGATCTCGCCATCTTCAATCCCTTTTCGCACGATGGCCTGCACCCGCCGGAAGGGATCGGTGAAGCAGAGGGGCGGTTCGACCGATTTGAGATCGCCCTGGTTGATGAAGAGCATGTAGCCCATCATGTCGGGGTCGTTCTCGGTGATTTCGAAAATCAGCTGGGCAAAGACCGCGAGTTTTTCCTGGGCGGTCTCCTTGCCTGCCAGTCGGTGGTCGAATTCCTGGTAAAAGTCGTCCAGGGTCTTCTTGCGTATAAAACTGACCAGGTTTTCCTTACTGCCGAAGTGGTGATAGATCGCTCCCGTGCTGGTGCCCGAGGCCTTGACGATCATGGGTATGGAAACATGGTGAACGCCATTCTTGACAAAAAGACTGCGGGCTACCTTAACGATATGGTCATGCTTGACTTGTGGTTTGGGAAGGGTTGTAGCCACCTAAATAACTCCAGAAAGAATGTTCGTTCTGTTTTTCTCTGAGAGCACAATTTATGCCTAAGTCATGGTCAGCGGATAGGGGTGTGGGAGGTTAAAATATTTAAATATCCGCAAAATCAGCATGTTGCAGTGTTTTAATGTCTTGGCGTTTTTATCCCGGAATGGGCGGGATCGTGGTGCCGTCCCTACCGCGACTTCTCTGGGAAAGTGACGTTGGGGAAAGGTCGGCAGGGAGTGTGAGGTAAGCTTCCTCGCGGCTGGCCTTTTGGCTGAATTATACAGGTTAAATGACGTAGTCAAGTGTTGCTAACGTATCGAAATATAGGCATTTTTATTTATATGTGTATTTGTATTTAATGGATTTTCAGGCTCTGCTCGGGCCGAATTGGCGCTTGACAGGTTGGGCGGAAAAGGTATGATTTTGCCGTTGTGCAAAAAACGCATATCGGGGGTTGTCTTGACTGAATTCGAGGATGTAACCGGTGTCTTGCTGGCTGGTGGGCAAAGCCAGCGCATGGGGCGTGACAAGGCGACTCTGCCTGTTGGCGGGGTACCGCTTTACCGGCGCGCCCTGACGGTGCTGCGGGGCCTTTTCGCCCAAGTTCTGATCGCCGGCGATCGCCCTGATTTGGCCGACGAGGGCGTGACCTGCCACCGCGACATCTATCCCGGCAGCTCCCTCGGCGGTCTTTATACGGGGCTGCTGCGGGCCACCACACCCCACATTTTCGTGGCGGCCTGTGACATGCCCTCACCTGATCCGGCCCTTATCCGCACCCTGCTGTCCTGGCGCCGCGACTTCGACGTGGTGGTGCCGCGCACGCCGGCGGGGCTGGAACCCCTCTTCGCCTGCTACGGCAAAGGCTGCCTGGCGCCCATGGAAGAACTGCTGCGGCAGGGCCGTTACCGCATTTACGATTTTTACGATCAGGTGCGCGTCCGCTACGTGGAAGCGGACGAACTGCCGCCCGGCTGGCAGCAGGCCCTACGCAACGTCAATACCCCCGCCGACATGGCGACCATCAAGGAGGAACTCTCATGAACGTACCCGTTGTTTCGGTTGTGGCCAAAAGCGGAACCGGCAAGACAACCCTGCTGGAAAAACTCATCGCCGGCCTGAAGGGGCGCGGCTACCGGGTGGGGGCGCTCAAACACGATGCCCACCGCTTCGAGATGGACCACGAGGGCAAGGATTCCTGGCGCCTGACCCAGGCCGGCGCCGCTACCACCGTGATCACCTCGCCGGCCAAGATCGCCATGATCAAGATGAACCGCGATGCCCAGGAGCCGCCGCTGGAGGAGACGATTCAGCGGCTGTTCGCCGATGTGGACATCGTGCTGACCGAGGGCTTCAAGAAGAGCGCCATGCCCAAGATCGAGGTGCACCGCACCGCCCGCAGCGAACGTCTGCTCTGTCGGGATGAAGAGCACGATCCCACCCTGATCGCCGTGGCCTCCGACGCCGGACTGCAGCTGGATGTACCGGTCTTTCATATCGATGACGCCGAAGCGATCTGCGATTTCATCGAAGCGCGGTTTTTGCAGTGACCACGGTGCAGGCCCGTTCGAAAGTCTGGCTGGAAGTCGATGGCCAACCGCTTTTGGGAGATGGCCGCGAACGCCTGCTGCGCCTGGTGCATGAAACGGGTTCCATCAGTGCGGCGGCCCGGGCGATGGGCGTCTCTTACCGCAAAGCCTGGACCCAGCTGCAATGCATGGAGGACTTGCTGACCTGGCCGTTGCTGGTGCGGCAGAAGGGCGGGGCGCAGAAGGGGAAAACGTCCTTGACGCCCGCAGCCCTGGAGCTGCTGCAGCAGTTCGACGACCTCAAGCAAGGGGTGCGCGAGTTTGTCGATGCCCGCTACCGGGAGGTCTTCTGATGGGTCGTCTTCTGCTGCGGGTGCTGCTTGGCCTCGTCTTGATTCTGCCGGGGCGGCCGGCGGGGGCCGACGAACTGATGGTCTTTGCCGCCTCGTCCTTGACCGAGGCCTTTACGGACCTTGGCCGGCAGTATGCGCAGGCGCATCCTGGCACCCGGCTGGTCTTTCATTTCGCCGGCAGCCAGGCTTTGGCCGCCCAGATCAGCCAGGGGGCGGCCGTCGATGTCTTCGCCGCCGCGGACGACCAGGTCATGACACGCCTGCTGAAGCAGGGGCTGATCGAAACGCCCGCTTTCTTTGCCGGCAATAGTCTGGCGCTCATCGTCTCCCGGCAGGCCGTTCAACCGATACCGGACCTCAACTCGCTGGCCCGACCCGGCAATCTGCTCATCCTTGGTGCCCCTTCGGTACCCGTCGGCCGTTACACCCAGCGGCTGTTGGACCGCCTGGGGTCTGACCCGGCCTATGGGCCGGCCTTCGTGGAGGGAGTGCGCGGTAATCTGGTCAGCGAAGAGGCGAGCGTCAAAGGGGTGGCCACCAAGGTGGCGCTGGGTGAGGCCGATGCGGGGGTGGTCTATGTCTCGGACCTGACCCCCTATCTGCGGGAGCGGGTGCGGGTCATCCCCCTTCCTGAAGTTCATGTCCCCCCGGTGCGCTATCCCGTCGCCCTGGTGACTGATTCCTCCCGGAAGGTGTCGGCCCGGCGTTTCATCGATTATCTGCTCTCCCCCCAGGGGCAGCGGATTCTGGCCGCCCACGGCTTTTTACCGGCGAGGTAGGGGATGAAGGCATCCGAACCCAAGCAGGCGGGACCCTGGCAGCCGCTGGATTTTCCCCCTGAACACCCTGGACGAGGGCGTCGCACCGCCTGGCTGTTCAACGCGGTACTTTTTGTGGCGACGGCGCTGCTGGTGCTGCTGCTCCTTCTTCCCGTCGCTGCTCTGCTGCTGCACGTCACGCCGGCCCGCCTGCTGGCGCTGATGACCGCCGCCGACGTGGTCGCCGCCCTGCGGGTGACGCTGCTTTCTTCGGCTGCCTCGACGCTCCTGATCTTTCTGCTGGGGCTGCCGGTGGCCTACGCCATCTCCCGGTATTTCGGCCGGGGGCGTTTTCTGCTCGACAGCCTGCTGGAGCTGCCCATGGTCATGCCGCCCGTGGTAGCCGGTCTCGCCCTGCTGCTGGCTTTCGGCCGCCGGGGACTGGTCGGCGTCTGGCTGGCGGAGTTGGGCATTCAACTCCCCTTCACGCTGGCGGCGGTGGTGCTGGCCCAGGTCTTTTTGCTCACCCCCTATTTCGTCAAGCGGGCCGTCGTACTCTTCGACGGGGTCGACCGGCGCCTCGAAGAGGTCGCCACCCTGTTGGGGGCCGGTCCCTTCCGCACCTTCTTTGCCGTCAGCCTGCCTCTCTGTCGCCGTGGTCTGCTGGCCGAAGCGATTATGGCCCTGGCCCAGGGGATCGGCATGTTCGGGGCCGTCATCCTCTTTGCCGGCAATCTGCCGGGACGGACGCAGACCCTGTCCCTGGCTATCTACAGCACCTACGAGGGGAACCCGGAGAAGGCTTTTGCCCTCTCCGCCCTGCTGCTGGTCCTGTCCTGCCTCCTGTTGCTGGGCTTCCGTCTGCTGTCCCGGCCCTTGGCGCAGGAGGGCTGAGATGGCGATGCTGCGTTTCGATCTGACTTGCCCCTTGCGGGACTTCACCCTGCAGGCCGCCCTTGAGGTTCCCAGCGGCGTGACAGTGCTGATCGGCCCCAACGGCAGCGGCAAGAGCACCCTGCTTCGGCTGCTGGCTGGCCTGACGACGCCGGCCGCCGGGCAGGTACGCCTCGACGATCTCCTCCTT
The sequence above is a segment of the Desulfuromonas sp. KJ2020 genome. Coding sequences within it:
- the extM gene encoding selenite/tellurite reduction operon c-type cytochrome ExtM; the protein is MPLRCRLSYWILATLLLYFAAGCTTSQEEESRCESCHQGLELASPTHGACTTCHGGDPGTDNKDAAHRGMFGKKNPAAPEVWDKGCGGCHEGQLKRVRSNLMYTNTGIIKNAQLTWEGVDGQLYATRQEEVFDAKGEPQTLRSVRELDNLSGELYRKFCSLCHVGQESNQVWSGSHGSGCAACHFPYNDNATYQGGDETVHGKWPYSASHEMASLPDNKVCARCHNRSGRIALSYQGQNDGNNSLVPTRDAIPGPELIGGVRNVTSIAPDIHHAKGMDCIDCHTSRDVMGDGYAYENMYLQTETACEDCHGSAHEHPRLEAISRENDSALVESRNYKLPMTYGANMVLTTKGRKYANVFEQEGKIWLQGKRSGKLHESKVITDTPEHTIVGHERLECYSCHSRTVVQCYGCHTEYDLTRNARDFVKGYDTPGAFTETEDFRMLYPFPLALNQRGKISPVTPGCQTFVTVIERDGRKSKDEYVARFGDRQQLRFAPFYSHNTGTRAVGCAECHGNPSFLGFGQHVIEGATIEGTLLCEKSDSKPLDGYLTMEDGKVKAFSAITRENSRPLNGAEVKKVLAVNLCLVCHDNPKDPIYQKELDYGALDRCLERSVPARP
- the extKL gene encoding multiheme c-type cytochrome (seleno)protein ExtKL, which encodes MNATGRTLSIWGLAFLAAATFGLAPSPSEAAGIGKDGTIAAKKGKANTLQELIDMYDSSSCVDCHQEAHDEWAQSAHSRSVYGTGRTAATFKTAFTNGFMSWAYSGVTDPKDVEVEHLMGCAKCHLPQLADATDAVAKEFVGTIYDFMNAYAEDDMKTFEAKKETLLKLNINCLVCHNRMAITHKWADGYPQAGVVYGNVDGEHMDADFPVMKASPIMKESILCGQCHGLGPNLELDNPTQCATAYGSYLWSYVAGGGDQTCQECHMEESGLGHNMQSYRDKGMADRAVEFEVHAIPMNWRDGRNVVPQVMLDVAMTNRTGHAIPDGUPTPNRLVLSVIATAKDGQEVFNQDKIYMPIPQKFARGDEMGRGPYEKSGIIADTGLHPGKKVKEHFEIRFPAGQTEMELKVQLWYLPYGNKQSDPFLWKEEVKTVKVSDI
- the extJ gene encoding selenite/tellurite reduction operon protein ExtJ — its product is MKKLLTLTVIALMSASVAFASEAELKGKVTAVSGKTVTIEVEKGDAADVSVGDAVKVEVKKGEKKAAPKKGKDMLMGC
- the extI gene encoding selenite/tellurite reduction operon porin ExtI, which translates into the protein MIFKKTGTIAALVSGLTLLASSAFAGPVWTFGPEEQGLLKLEYKGQFQFNHRDTGAGEADDESANEFNFRRNRLALMGAYGSNFGLYVQTEFNEDNNISPLYVTDGGNSNFQILDAVMRFKLTDQVNVWVGKFKYNLTRENLEACEAPLTLDRSHFIRAPYVSTRDKGVAVWGNLADGMFQYRLDAMNGRNDSDSSPKSNLRYSARGHVTLFDKETGYGYKGTYMGEKKVLTVGAAYQFEPDVEYEVASTNTGSVDYAAWTVDGFFEYPVEDVGTFTLSAAYVDYDLDDAYQTNPVDPNLTGLNGEKNGSYYKAGYMLPNLPLQLFARYEDWSFATLNYVIDQEVTAYAGGFNYYLRGQDLKLTVEYSMVDFDTEGTINGVKTEDINTLTAQLQLIF
- the extH gene encoding selenite/tellurite reduction operon rhodanese-like protein ExtH, whose translation is MIRYSLRKTQTKACVIISLLLTLALSLGGCSSDSYDTPKTADNAPVAGAATSVLIEPVTLKGWMDQGLVNSDSTFDTNVVIFDFGGYKMDNTDPDRIKGACRVAKAELDALRFEGVSNAFPLAPPGAQMDALMQKLGINENSTIVFTTSSPAFYATRAYWVFRYWGFPKERLKFLNGGNTAFATAYPELMTTEAPTPVASTYSVKDLPSFNADLRASVGELITILSDLPTSTTNLVLDARGKAPADGASGYFGTAPTGGQLTSGAVVLFDGHPEGGQYLNQADLFASGKFKGVEDIKALFATKGWTADKKTTAYCTTGYSATPLFFAVDALLGADAQLYDGSWSQLGKYSDLQSVGGELPYGSPWAADKYLDISEGAYSYNNDIPAPLTIETLQLDATAEANAPFTADVNTDDSDVNPLANQVEEADALYAAGPATVTFTTPVLTATNEVLISADTLAGWMDAGLVNKAAGSERVVLLDVTSAANYAKAHIPGAQLWDTAQHVMTRTEGPAPAVNMVLDGASMDAMIQATGIDENTTIVITSSQTATYFPSRAYFLFRYWGFPKERIKVLNGFNGAWPAADLTDVTMDLPDSTLSVAALANLQDDTRVSLAELMDALRDGRGTAVDMRGDKSATMSTAGVFSDVAGDYVVFEGTLNGGESFNYTQFNVDYAGGDLRFRSKEVIDAMLTEAGITTSTDGSNPIYSYCRTGYIASVGFFVLDAILDVDVMTYDGSWSQWGKLSTVDTDKGGELPSGSLWAVDNATYMDVINYNADHIKVVEKLNPDEEALDLLPSSADANQVENADELYRTPTSGGTGGSAPDQFTPVGGGC
- a CDS encoding TetR family transcriptional regulator is translated as MATTLPKPQVKHDHIVKVARSLFVKNGVHHVSIPMIVKASGTSTGAIYHHFGSKENLVSFIRKKTLDDFYQEFDHRLAGKETAQEKLAVFAQLIFEITENDPDMMGYMLFINQGDLKSVEPPLCFTDPFRRVQAIVRKGIEDGEIKPGEVYILGAAYTGVILRAAELRLICVLEQPLTQIGDLIIENAWAAIRNFPKDGEVTPAKGVFPKQNDLDNRRLST
- a CDS encoding molybdenum cofactor guanylyltransferase; its protein translation is MTEFEDVTGVLLAGGQSQRMGRDKATLPVGGVPLYRRALTVLRGLFAQVLIAGDRPDLADEGVTCHRDIYPGSSLGGLYTGLLRATTPHIFVAACDMPSPDPALIRTLLSWRRDFDVVVPRTPAGLEPLFACYGKGCLAPMEELLRQGRYRIYDFYDQVRVRYVEADELPPGWQQALRNVNTPADMATIKEELS
- the mobB gene encoding molybdopterin-guanine dinucleotide biosynthesis protein B — encoded protein: MNVPVVSVVAKSGTGKTTLLEKLIAGLKGRGYRVGALKHDAHRFEMDHEGKDSWRLTQAGAATTVITSPAKIAMIKMNRDAQEPPLEETIQRLFADVDIVLTEGFKKSAMPKIEVHRTARSERLLCRDEEHDPTLIAVASDAGLQLDVPVFHIDDAEAICDFIEARFLQ
- a CDS encoding LysR family transcriptional regulator encodes the protein MTTVQARSKVWLEVDGQPLLGDGRERLLRLVHETGSISAAARAMGVSYRKAWTQLQCMEDLLTWPLLVRQKGGAQKGKTSLTPAALELLQQFDDLKQGVREFVDARYREVF